Proteins co-encoded in one Epinephelus moara isolate mb chromosome 11, YSFRI_EMoa_1.0, whole genome shotgun sequence genomic window:
- the pex2 gene encoding peroxisome biogenesis factor 2 isoform X2 has product MGLESEDNQRRTAGSSGPETEADPQTPVLRISQLDALELDSALEQLVWTQFSQCFQNFRPGLLTPLEPELRALLHLLLWRFTLYSSSATVGQSLLSLRYHNILSSSPRYRPLSRKQKLGLALLTAGPHWLQERSHSLLLCLGSGGPVSERDGGLLQQSLRKCLTLVSSITQLASLFNFLVFLRKGRHPVLAERIVGARAAFSKPDVVRDVTYQYMNRELLWHGFAEFLIFLLPLINTRKLKATVLSVVLGGGSADGEGATEGQGVWKECGLCGEWPTMPHTAGCQHVFCYYCIKSHSIADPYLTCPKCGAEAGQPEPVKMEVEMIGR; this is encoded by the exons ATGG gtttggaaagtgaggacaaCCAAAGAAGGACAGCTGGAAGTTCTGGCCCCGAAACCGAAGCTGACCCGCAGACCCCGGTATTGCGCATCAGCCAGCTGGATGCCCTCGAGCTAGACTCGGCCCTAGAGCAGCTGGTATGGACCCAGTTCTCCCAGTGCTTCCAGAACTTCCGTCCCGGCCTACTCACCCCGCTGGAGCCTGAACTGAGGGCTCTGCTCCATTTGCTCCTGTGGAGGTTTACACTTTATTCCAGCAGTGCCACAGTGGGCCAGTCTTTACTGAGCCTGCGCTACCACAACATCCTGTCCTCGTCTCCTCGGTACAGACCTCTGTCTCGCAAGCAGAAGCTGGGTCTGGCCCTGCTCACTGCAGGTCCACACTGGCTTCAGGAGCGCTCCCACAGCCTGCTGCTGTGCTTGGGATCAGGGGGGCCTGTGTCCGAAAGAGACGGTGGTTTACTCCAGCAGAGTCTCCGCAAGTGCCTCACCCTTGTGTCTAGTATCACACAGCTGGCAAGCCTCTTTAACTTCCTGGTGTTCCTAAGGAAAGGTCGCCATCCTGTCCTGGCTGAAAGGATTGTTGGAGCTCGGGCGGCTTTCAGCAAGCCCGACGTGGTCCGGGATGTAACCTACCAGTACATGAACCGCGAGCTGCTGTGGCACGGCTTTGCCGAGTTCCTCATCTTTCTGTTGCCGCTGATCAATACAAGGAAACTGAAGGCGACGGTGCTTTCAGTTGTTTTAGGGGGTGGAAGCGCCGACGGGGAGGGAGCGACGGAAGGGCAAGGGGTGTGGAAAGAGTGCGGACTGTGCGGAGAGTGGCCGACCATGCCTCACACGGCGGGCTGCCAACATGTTTTCTGCTACTACTGCATCAAGAGCCACAGCATCGCAGACCCTTACCTCACTTGCCCCAAATGTGGCGCAGAGGCAGGGCAGCCGGAGCCGGTCAAAATGGAGGTCGAGATGATTGGCAGGTGA
- the pex2 gene encoding peroxisome biogenesis factor 2 isoform X1 has product MAGLESEDNQRRTAGSSGPETEADPQTPVLRISQLDALELDSALEQLVWTQFSQCFQNFRPGLLTPLEPELRALLHLLLWRFTLYSSSATVGQSLLSLRYHNILSSSPRYRPLSRKQKLGLALLTAGPHWLQERSHSLLLCLGSGGPVSERDGGLLQQSLRKCLTLVSSITQLASLFNFLVFLRKGRHPVLAERIVGARAAFSKPDVVRDVTYQYMNRELLWHGFAEFLIFLLPLINTRKLKATVLSVVLGGGSADGEGATEGQGVWKECGLCGEWPTMPHTAGCQHVFCYYCIKSHSIADPYLTCPKCGAEAGQPEPVKMEVEMIGR; this is encoded by the exons ATGG CAGgtttggaaagtgaggacaaCCAAAGAAGGACAGCTGGAAGTTCTGGCCCCGAAACCGAAGCTGACCCGCAGACCCCGGTATTGCGCATCAGCCAGCTGGATGCCCTCGAGCTAGACTCGGCCCTAGAGCAGCTGGTATGGACCCAGTTCTCCCAGTGCTTCCAGAACTTCCGTCCCGGCCTACTCACCCCGCTGGAGCCTGAACTGAGGGCTCTGCTCCATTTGCTCCTGTGGAGGTTTACACTTTATTCCAGCAGTGCCACAGTGGGCCAGTCTTTACTGAGCCTGCGCTACCACAACATCCTGTCCTCGTCTCCTCGGTACAGACCTCTGTCTCGCAAGCAGAAGCTGGGTCTGGCCCTGCTCACTGCAGGTCCACACTGGCTTCAGGAGCGCTCCCACAGCCTGCTGCTGTGCTTGGGATCAGGGGGGCCTGTGTCCGAAAGAGACGGTGGTTTACTCCAGCAGAGTCTCCGCAAGTGCCTCACCCTTGTGTCTAGTATCACACAGCTGGCAAGCCTCTTTAACTTCCTGGTGTTCCTAAGGAAAGGTCGCCATCCTGTCCTGGCTGAAAGGATTGTTGGAGCTCGGGCGGCTTTCAGCAAGCCCGACGTGGTCCGGGATGTAACCTACCAGTACATGAACCGCGAGCTGCTGTGGCACGGCTTTGCCGAGTTCCTCATCTTTCTGTTGCCGCTGATCAATACAAGGAAACTGAAGGCGACGGTGCTTTCAGTTGTTTTAGGGGGTGGAAGCGCCGACGGGGAGGGAGCGACGGAAGGGCAAGGGGTGTGGAAAGAGTGCGGACTGTGCGGAGAGTGGCCGACCATGCCTCACACGGCGGGCTGCCAACATGTTTTCTGCTACTACTGCATCAAGAGCCACAGCATCGCAGACCCTTACCTCACTTGCCCCAAATGTGGCGCAGAGGCAGGGCAGCCGGAGCCGGTCAAAATGGAGGTCGAGATGATTGGCAGGTGA